In Acidiphilium acidophilum, one genomic interval encodes:
- a CDS encoding DUF192 domain-containing protein encodes MCGAGVAAVIGVASAGVASAAITGPQKGLATETLTIVNQHGKRFTFKVEQALTPEQQEIGLMFRKVVPADTGMIFPWNPPQVSEMWMKNTLVPLDMVFIGPHGTIRHIANDTVPESLRVISSRVPVAATLELQGGITAKDDIDVGDKVIASQFGDEK; translated from the coding sequence ATGTGCGGGGCCGGGGTGGCAGCGGTGATCGGCGTGGCCTCGGCGGGGGTGGCATCGGCGGCGATCACCGGGCCGCAGAAAGGGCTTGCGACCGAGACGCTGACGATTGTCAACCAGCATGGCAAGCGATTCACGTTCAAGGTGGAGCAGGCGCTGACGCCGGAGCAGCAGGAGATCGGGCTGATGTTCCGCAAGGTGGTGCCGGCGGATACCGGGATGATCTTTCCGTGGAACCCGCCGCAGGTTTCCGAGATGTGGATGAAGAATACGCTGGTGCCGCTCGATATGGTGTTCATCGGGCCGCATGGGACGATCCGGCATATCGCCAATGACACCGTGCCGGAGAGTTTGCGAGTGATTTCGAGCCGGGTGCCGGTGGCGGCGACGCTGGAGTTGCAGGGCGGGATTACCGCCAAGGACGATATCGACGTGGGGGACAAGGTGATCGCATCGCAATTCGGCGATGAGAAGTGA
- a CDS encoding arginase family protein: MFIGSEVYRARVSMPPHPLAVVRSPYAEDLARAMGWLGDAQYRAAPEASAAEIGRYHDADYIEALMSTRIASGFLPETEAQARYRIGLDGNPMHPSIWRRSAVSAGGALLAAELTRARGVVHVPGSGNHHAMRARASGFCYVNDPALGLFAWLDQGLERLVYVDLDAHHGDGVEAAFVDDPRVLTISVHEAGRWPHTGVVSDPGRGVLNFPVPAGLNDVEMDFLMQEAILPAVAAHRPQGILVVPGSDALADDPMSKLRLSNFGLWRAVGALRGLAPRFVVQGGGGYNPFGLARAWAGIWALLNGIAVPEVLPQAALDVLAQIRYFRVDGRATPARWLSSIADRPRIGSVRAEVRALAAS; the protein is encoded by the coding sequence GTGTTCATTGGCTCGGAGGTGTATCGCGCGCGGGTGAGCATGCCGCCGCATCCGCTTGCGGTGGTGCGATCGCCTTATGCGGAGGATCTGGCGCGGGCGATGGGGTGGCTCGGGGATGCGCAGTATCGCGCGGCGCCGGAGGCCAGTGCGGCGGAGATCGGGCGGTATCACGATGCGGATTACATCGAGGCGCTGATGTCGACGCGGATTGCGAGCGGGTTTCTGCCGGAGACCGAGGCGCAGGCGCGGTACCGGATCGGGCTGGATGGCAATCCGATGCATCCGAGCATCTGGCGGCGGTCGGCGGTGTCGGCGGGGGGTGCGCTGCTGGCGGCGGAACTGACCCGGGCGCGCGGGGTGGTGCATGTGCCGGGGTCGGGCAATCATCATGCGATGCGGGCGCGGGCGAGCGGGTTCTGCTATGTCAACGATCCGGCGCTGGGGTTGTTCGCGTGGCTGGATCAGGGGTTGGAGCGGCTGGTTTATGTCGATCTGGATGCGCATCATGGCGATGGGGTCGAGGCGGCGTTCGTGGATGATCCAAGGGTGTTGACGATCAGCGTGCATGAGGCGGGGCGGTGGCCGCATACCGGGGTGGTGTCCGATCCGGGGCGGGGGGTGTTGAATTTTCCGGTGCCGGCGGGGCTGAACGATGTCGAGATGGATTTTCTGATGCAGGAGGCGATTTTGCCGGCGGTGGCGGCGCATCGGCCCCAGGGGATTTTGGTGGTGCCGGGGTCGGACGCGCTGGCGGATGATCCGATGTCGAAGCTGCGGCTGAGCAATTTCGGGCTGTGGCGGGCGGTGGGGGCGTTGCGGGGGCTGGCACCGCGTTTCGTGGTGCAGGGCGGGGGCGGGTATAATCCGTTCGGGCTGGCGCGGGCGTGGGCGGGGATCTGGGCGCTGCTCAACGGGATTGCGGTGCCGGAGGTGTTACCGCAGGCGGCCTTGGACGTTCTGGCGCAGATCCGCTATTTCCGGGTGGACGGGCGCGCGACGCCGGCACGGTGGCTGAGCAGTATCGCGGATCGGCCGCGGATCGGGTCGGTGCGGGCGGAGGTGCGCGCGTTGGCGGCTTCATGA
- a CDS encoding peptide chain release factor 3, translating into MTITPTEPVTAAPPAQTLPRRTFAIISHPDAGKTTLTEKLLLFGGAIHEAGMVKARRERRNTRSDWMAIERQRGISVTSSVMTFTWHDVVFNLLDTPGHQDFSEDTYRTLTAVDAAVMVIDAARGIEAQTLKLFEVCRLRDIPIITFINKIDREGQDPFTLLDEIASTLALDVCPMVWPIGMGGLFRGCWDIAHNHPIGRVSPEGEVFAPVTVPPEQMAEVRDAIELTGAYPAFDEAAFRAGHLTPVLFGSALKDYGVVELLAMLAQFAPPPTTQRAEPHPVAATDPAVTGFVFKVQANMDPNHRDRIAFTRICSGRFQRGMKLFHVRAGKSMAIQAPIFFFARDRSLAEEAWPGDIIGIPNHGSLRVGDTLTEGEPLRFTGIPSFAPEILRRIILADPMRAKQLRRALEDLAEEGVAQIFRPMLGADWIVGVVGALQLDVLAARIDTEYKIPIRFEASPYTTARWITCPDPKRLKDFIDANQSTMGLDRDDSPVFLARDPWSLRYAQERAPEIHFSATHETSVA; encoded by the coding sequence ATGACCATAACCCCCACCGAACCCGTCACCGCCGCCCCGCCCGCGCAAACCCTGCCGCGCCGCACCTTCGCGATCATCTCCCACCCCGATGCCGGCAAAACCACCCTGACCGAAAAACTCCTCCTGTTCGGCGGTGCCATCCACGAGGCCGGCATGGTCAAGGCCCGCCGCGAACGCCGCAACACCCGCTCGGACTGGATGGCGATCGAACGCCAGCGCGGCATCTCGGTCACCTCCTCGGTCATGACCTTCACCTGGCACGATGTCGTCTTCAACCTGCTCGACACGCCGGGCCATCAGGATTTCTCCGAAGACACCTACCGCACCCTCACCGCAGTCGATGCCGCCGTCATGGTGATCGACGCTGCCCGCGGCATCGAGGCCCAGACCCTCAAACTCTTCGAAGTCTGCCGCCTGCGCGACATCCCGATCATCACCTTCATCAATAAAATCGACCGCGAAGGCCAGGACCCCTTCACCTTGCTCGACGAGATCGCAAGCACCCTCGCGCTCGACGTCTGCCCGATGGTCTGGCCGATCGGCATGGGCGGCCTGTTTCGCGGCTGCTGGGACATCGCCCACAACCACCCGATCGGCCGCGTCTCCCCCGAAGGCGAGGTCTTCGCCCCCGTCACCGTCCCGCCCGAACAGATGGCCGAAGTCAGGGACGCCATCGAACTCACCGGCGCCTACCCCGCCTTCGACGAAGCCGCCTTCCGCGCCGGCCACCTCACCCCCGTCCTGTTCGGCAGCGCCCTGAAAGACTACGGCGTGGTCGAACTCCTCGCCATGCTCGCCCAATTCGCCCCACCCCCCACCACCCAGCGCGCCGAACCCCACCCGGTCGCCGCAACCGACCCCGCCGTCACCGGCTTCGTCTTCAAGGTCCAGGCCAACATGGACCCCAACCACCGCGATCGCATCGCCTTCACCCGCATCTGCTCGGGGCGTTTCCAGCGCGGCATGAAACTCTTCCACGTCCGCGCCGGCAAATCCATGGCGATCCAGGCCCCGATCTTCTTCTTCGCGCGCGACCGCTCCCTCGCCGAGGAAGCCTGGCCCGGCGACATCATCGGCATCCCCAACCACGGCAGCCTGCGCGTCGGCGACACGCTCACCGAAGGCGAACCCCTCCGCTTCACCGGCATCCCCAGCTTCGCCCCCGAAATCCTCCGCCGCATCATCCTCGCCGATCCCATGCGCGCGAAACAGCTCCGCCGCGCCCTCGAAGACCTCGCCGAGGAAGGTGTCGCCCAGATCTTCCGCCCCATGCTCGGCGCGGACTGGATCGTCGGCGTCGTCGGCGCCCTCCAGCTCGACGTCCTCGCCGCCCGCATCGACACCGAATACAAAATCCCGATCCGCTTCGAAGCCTCCCCCTACACCACCGCCCGCTGGATCACCTGCCCCGACCCCAAACGCCTGAAAGACTTCATCGACGCCAACCAATCCACCATGGGCCTCGACCGCGACGACAGCCCCGTCTTCCTCGCCCGCGACCCCTGGTCCCTCCGCTACGCCCAGGAACGCGCCCCCGAAATCCATTTCTCCGCAACCCACGAAACCTCCGTGGCCTGA
- a CDS encoding BrnT family toxin, translating to MEFEWDEAKHAQTLHNRGLGFDDGARIFAGPIIVWPDTRRDYGEPRFRAVGRTAQDILHVAFTYRGDTIRIISVRRASRKEIATWLSNA from the coding sequence ATGGAGTTCGAATGGGACGAAGCAAAACACGCCCAGACCCTCCACAACCGCGGCCTCGGCTTCGACGACGGTGCCCGGATCTTCGCCGGACCCATCATCGTCTGGCCGGACACACGGCGTGACTACGGCGAACCCCGGTTCCGCGCGGTCGGCCGGACCGCCCAGGATATCCTCCACGTCGCCTTCACCTACCGGGGCGACACCATCCGAATCATCTCGGTGCGCCGGGCAAGCCGCAAGGAAATCGCAACATGGCTCTCAAACGCATGA
- a CDS encoding helix-turn-helix domain-containing protein, whose amino-acid sequence MALKRMTLDEITATPSQRNRAKLDATTEADIRAHTIEDGHDPDAGIPEPPISPQFIRHRLGLSQEAFAARLHIPVATLRNWEQHRVAMDPATISLLRIVAHDPALAFRALEPIG is encoded by the coding sequence ATGGCTCTCAAACGCATGACCCTCGATGAAATCACCGCAACCCCGTCACAACGCAACCGCGCCAAACTCGACGCCACCACCGAAGCCGATATCCGCGCCCACACCATCGAAGACGGGCACGACCCCGATGCTGGCATCCCCGAACCCCCGATCTCGCCCCAATTCATCCGCCATCGGCTCGGTCTCTCCCAGGAAGCCTTCGCCGCCCGCCTGCACATCCCCGTCGCCACCCTGCGCAACTGGGAACAGCACCGCGTCGCGATGGACCCCGCCACAATCTCCCTCTTGCGCATCGTCGCCCACGACCCCGCTCTGGCCTTCCGCGCGCTGGAGCCAATCGGCTGA
- a CDS encoding PAAR domain-containing protein produces MAGEKPAARATDMHTCPDVTGIIPHVGGPIIAGSPNVLIGGLPAARMGDPVTCVGPPDTILLGSPTVLINGMMAARMGDPTAHGGVIVGGLPTVLIGS; encoded by the coding sequence ATGGCCGGCGAAAAACCCGCAGCACGCGCAACCGACATGCACACCTGCCCCGATGTCACCGGCATCATCCCCCATGTCGGCGGCCCGATCATCGCAGGCTCCCCCAACGTCCTCATCGGTGGCCTCCCCGCCGCCCGCATGGGCGACCCCGTCACCTGCGTCGGCCCACCCGACACCATCCTGCTCGGCTCCCCCACCGTCCTGATCAACGGCATGATGGCCGCCCGCATGGGCGACCCCACCGCCCACGGCGGCGTCATCGTCGGCGGCCTGCCCACCGTCCTCATCGGCTCCTGA
- a CDS encoding DJ-1/PfpI family protein, giving the protein MTTTIGLLTFPRVQQLDLTGPYEVFASLPDTQLHLIWKTLTPITSATGLILTPTTTLAECPPLDIICIPGGIGINALLTDQTILDFVRTQAKTARYITSVCTGALLLGAAGLLTGKRATTHWSAMEFLPAFGAIPTHARVVRDGNLITGGGVTAGIDFALTLAAELTDQQTAESIQLTLEYAPAPPFMAGTPETAPPETLQTARTRSAASRAEREAIIKQITAEPASKA; this is encoded by the coding sequence ATGACCACGACCATCGGCCTCCTCACCTTCCCCCGAGTCCAGCAACTCGACCTCACCGGCCCCTACGAAGTCTTCGCCAGCCTGCCGGACACCCAACTCCACCTGATCTGGAAAACCCTCACCCCCATAACCTCCGCCACCGGCCTCATCCTCACCCCCACCACAACACTCGCCGAGTGCCCGCCTCTCGACATCATCTGCATCCCCGGCGGCATCGGAATCAACGCCCTCCTGACCGACCAGACCATCCTCGATTTCGTGCGAACCCAGGCCAAAACCGCCCGCTACATCACCTCGGTCTGCACCGGCGCCCTCCTCCTCGGCGCCGCCGGCCTGCTCACCGGCAAACGCGCCACCACCCACTGGTCCGCCATGGAATTCCTCCCCGCCTTCGGCGCCATCCCCACCCACGCCCGCGTCGTCCGCGACGGCAACCTCATCACCGGCGGCGGCGTCACCGCCGGCATCGACTTCGCCCTGACCCTCGCCGCCGAACTCACCGACCAGCAAACCGCCGAATCCATCCAACTAACCCTCGAATACGCCCCCGCCCCACCCTTCATGGCCGGAACCCCCGAAACCGCCCCACCCGAAACCCTCCAAACCGCCCGCACCCGCAGCGCAGCCAGCCGCGCAGAACGCGAAGCAATCATCAAGCAAATAACGGCTGAACCGGCCTCAAAAGCCTGA
- a CDS encoding CaiB/BaiF CoA transferase family protein — protein sequence MSPRALDGLKIIDLTRVLGGPYCTMILADHGADVIKVEPPQGDEVRDWGPPFLTREDGTSDASYFLGANRNKRAMTLDLARPEGRAVLLRLLDGADALVENFKPGSLEKWGIGFEALSARFPRLIHCRISGFGADGPLGGLPGYDAVVQAMTGLMTINGLPGGGPVRMGTPIVDLGTGLYAALGIMMAVHERTRSGRGQFIDMTLHDTALALLHPAAANYLLSGRRPAATGNAHPNIAPYETFPTATCDIFIAGGNDGQFRKLCALLDRPDIAAHPDFATNADRLAHRGAMKAALTDALVGHDGAELAIRLIEAGVPAGAVQPVDAALNSAHARHRAMVADLDGVRTLGTPIKFSRTPGGPRSAPPRFAQHQAEILTGHGYSEAEIAALEADQIIRPARR from the coding sequence ATGTCGCCACGCGCCCTCGACGGCCTGAAAATCATCGATCTCACCCGCGTCCTCGGTGGCCCCTACTGCACCATGATCCTTGCCGATCATGGGGCCGATGTCATCAAGGTGGAACCGCCGCAGGGCGATGAGGTGCGCGACTGGGGGCCGCCATTCCTGACCCGCGAGGACGGCACCAGCGATGCGAGCTATTTTCTGGGCGCCAATCGCAACAAGCGGGCGATGACCCTCGACCTTGCCCGTCCGGAAGGCCGGGCGGTTCTGCTGCGGCTGCTCGACGGGGCGGATGCGCTGGTCGAGAATTTCAAACCGGGCAGCCTGGAGAAATGGGGGATCGGCTTCGAGGCGCTGAGTGCGCGGTTTCCCCGGCTGATCCATTGCCGGATTTCCGGCTTCGGTGCGGATGGGCCGCTCGGCGGGCTGCCGGGCTATGATGCGGTGGTTCAGGCGATGACCGGGCTGATGACCATCAATGGCTTGCCCGGCGGCGGACCGGTGCGCATGGGGACGCCGATTGTGGATCTTGGCACCGGGCTTTATGCCGCGCTCGGGATCATGATGGCGGTTCACGAACGGACGCGCTCCGGGCGGGGCCAGTTCATCGACATGACGCTGCATGACACCGCCCTTGCGTTGCTTCACCCCGCCGCCGCCAATTATCTGCTGTCGGGCAGGCGGCCTGCGGCGACCGGCAATGCCCACCCCAATATCGCGCCCTACGAGACCTTTCCGACCGCGACCTGCGACATTTTTATCGCGGGTGGCAATGACGGGCAGTTTCGCAAGCTCTGCGCCCTGCTCGACCGGCCGGATATTGCGGCCCACCCGGATTTCGCGACCAATGCCGACCGGCTCGCCCATCGGGGCGCTATGAAGGCGGCGCTAACGGACGCGCTTGTTGGGCATGATGGCGCGGAACTCGCGATCCGGCTGATCGAGGCGGGGGTTCCGGCGGGTGCGGTTCAGCCGGTCGATGCCGCGCTGAATTCGGCCCATGCGCGGCATCGCGCGATGGTCGCGGACCTCGATGGGGTCCGAACCCTCGGCACGCCGATCAAGTTTTCCCGCACGCCGGGCGGGCCGCGCAGTGCGCCGCCGCGATTTGCCCAGCATCAGGCGGAAATCCTGACCGGGCACGGTTATAGCGAGGCCGAGATCGCGGCGCTGGAAGCCGACCAGATCATCCGCCCCGCCCGGCGCTGA
- a CDS encoding SDR family oxidoreductase, which yields MDLGLRGKRAIVCAASKGLGRASALALAREGVELTITARGEAALAETAAMIAAATGVKVSIAVGDITTEAGRSAALGLCPDPDILITNAGGPPAGDFRNFSDADWQAALQANMLTPIALIRATIDGMIARKFGRIVNITSAAVKTPIPMLGLSNGARAGLTGFVAGLARQVAKHNVTINNILPGPFLTDRLRDNAATAARAAGRSADEEIALRAKANPTGRVGTPEEFGDACAFLCAAQSGFIVGQNLLLDGGASNAAFG from the coding sequence ATGGATCTGGGATTGCGGGGAAAGCGGGCGATCGTATGTGCCGCGAGCAAAGGGCTGGGCCGCGCCAGCGCCCTCGCTTTGGCGCGCGAAGGGGTCGAACTCACCATCACCGCGCGGGGCGAGGCGGCGCTCGCCGAAACCGCGGCGATGATCGCGGCGGCGACCGGGGTAAAGGTATCGATCGCGGTGGGCGACATCACCACCGAGGCGGGACGATCCGCAGCGCTCGGCCTCTGCCCCGATCCCGATATCCTGATCACCAACGCGGGCGGCCCGCCGGCGGGAGATTTCCGCAATTTCTCCGATGCCGACTGGCAGGCGGCCCTGCAGGCCAACATGCTGACCCCGATCGCCCTGATCCGTGCGACGATCGATGGCATGATCGCGCGGAAATTCGGGCGGATCGTCAACATCACCTCGGCGGCGGTCAAAACCCCGATCCCGATGCTGGGACTGTCGAACGGAGCCCGTGCCGGATTGACCGGCTTCGTCGCGGGCCTCGCGCGGCAGGTCGCGAAGCACAACGTCACGATCAACAACATCCTGCCCGGCCCGTTCCTGACCGATCGCCTGCGCGACAACGCCGCCACCGCGGCCAGGGCGGCGGGGCGGAGTGCGGATGAGGAAATCGCGCTCCGGGCGAAAGCGAACCCGACCGGCCGGGTCGGCACCCCGGAGGAATTCGGCGATGCCTGCGCCTTTCTCTGCGCGGCGCAATCGGGGTTCATCGTCGGGCAGAACCTCCTGCTCGATGGCGGTGCCTCCAACGCCGCCTTCGGCTGA
- a CDS encoding MBL fold metallo-hydrolase, whose protein sequence is MTFPISDHYDGTHFFNPEGARRKVRRFSVLRWATRREGRAKWPDRVENTAYPPPAGDVAEGTLALTFIGHSSFLLRLAGLTLLTDPIFSERCSPVPFAGPKRVRPPGQPLAALPKPDAILLSHNHYDHCDIPSLRALRARFGPIPVFAPLGNRAFLEGKGLGPVTELDWWQAAAFRDARITLTPARHFAARSLRDRNLTLWGGFVVDHRGAKLYVAGDTGYTGYFRAIRERLGAPDFGLLPIGAYEPRWFMGNVHMNPADAVRAFDELGLRQAVGKHFGTFQLTDEAIDAPLHDLAAARIAAGIEPARFTTLDFGETRVFDLRRD, encoded by the coding sequence ATGACATTTCCGATATCGGACCATTACGACGGCACCCATTTCTTCAACCCCGAAGGCGCGCGCCGCAAGGTCCGCCGGTTTTCCGTCCTGCGCTGGGCGACCCGGCGCGAGGGACGGGCGAAATGGCCGGATCGGGTCGAAAACACCGCCTATCCGCCCCCCGCGGGGGATGTGGCCGAAGGAACGCTCGCGCTCACCTTCATCGGTCATTCGAGTTTCCTGCTCCGGCTGGCGGGGCTGACCCTGCTGACCGATCCGATATTTTCCGAGCGCTGCTCGCCGGTGCCCTTCGCCGGGCCGAAACGGGTGCGGCCACCGGGCCAGCCCCTCGCGGCCCTGCCGAAACCGGATGCGATCCTGCTGTCGCATAATCATTACGATCACTGCGATATCCCGAGCCTGCGAGCCCTGCGGGCGCGGTTCGGGCCGATCCCGGTCTTCGCACCGCTGGGCAATCGGGCGTTTCTCGAAGGCAAAGGGCTGGGCCCGGTCACCGAGCTGGACTGGTGGCAGGCGGCAGCGTTCCGTGACGCACGGATCACCCTGACACCCGCACGGCATTTCGCGGCGCGCAGCCTGCGCGACCGCAACCTCACCCTGTGGGGTGGGTTCGTGGTCGATCATCGCGGCGCGAAACTCTATGTCGCAGGCGATACCGGCTATACTGGCTATTTCCGCGCGATCCGCGAGCGGCTGGGCGCGCCGGATTTCGGCCTGCTCCCGATCGGCGCCTACGAGCCGCGCTGGTTCATGGGCAATGTCCACATGAACCCCGCAGATGCGGTGCGCGCCTTCGACGAACTCGGGCTGCGCCAGGCGGTCGGCAAACATTTCGGCACGTTCCAACTGACCGACGAGGCGATCGACGCGCCCTTGCACGATCTCGCGGCGGCGCGGATCGCGGCGGGGATCGAGCCGGCCCGCTTCACCACGCTGGATTTCGGCGAAACCCGGGTATTCGACCTCAGGCGAGATTGA
- a CDS encoding amidase: protein MSRAEHPDHGMIKSLDLAGNPSGPLAGLDVVVKDLFDIAGEVTAFGSPDWAARTGPALAHAWIVQRLLDAGARITGKTTTVELAFGLEGRNLHYGTPINPAAPDRLPGGSSSGSVAMVAGHRADVGIGSDTGGSVRIPASYCGLYGLRPTHGIISLAGAAALSPSFDVPGWFARDADTMRRVGACLLPPARSLPGIFLKIAPAFANADPAVIAALQPALDRLGPPGEIDPVPEGLDRLLAAQRAVRDRETWTTLGGFIELHPSRDPLIAARFAGVKPATAEAAEAGLILRRAFTARMHAVLGGGAILVMPTSPCPAPLRTEDQPALDTIRTRTLRAGIITAFAGLPELTIPVAKVDGAPVGLSLIAAPGSDLALLDCAAALNLA, encoded by the coding sequence ATGAGCCGCGCCGAACACCCCGATCATGGCATGATCAAATCGCTCGACCTTGCGGGAAACCCGTCGGGTCCGCTTGCCGGGCTCGATGTCGTGGTCAAGGACCTGTTCGATATCGCGGGCGAGGTCACCGCCTTCGGCAGTCCGGACTGGGCGGCGCGCACCGGCCCTGCCCTCGCCCATGCCTGGATCGTCCAGCGCCTGCTCGATGCCGGGGCGCGGATCACCGGCAAGACTACCACGGTCGAACTCGCCTTCGGCCTCGAAGGCCGCAACCTCCATTACGGCACCCCGATCAACCCCGCGGCACCCGACCGCCTGCCCGGTGGATCGTCCTCCGGCTCGGTCGCCATGGTCGCGGGCCACCGGGCCGATGTCGGCATCGGGTCGGATACCGGGGGGTCGGTCCGGATCCCCGCAAGCTATTGCGGGCTTTACGGGTTGCGCCCGACCCACGGCATCATCAGCCTCGCCGGGGCCGCTGCCTTGTCACCAAGCTTCGATGTTCCCGGCTGGTTCGCCCGCGATGCCGACACCATGCGCCGGGTCGGTGCCTGCCTCCTGCCCCCCGCGCGTTCGCTGCCGGGCATTTTCCTCAAGATTGCCCCGGCCTTCGCGAACGCCGATCCGGCAGTTATCGCCGCCCTGCAACCGGCGCTCGACCGGCTGGGGCCGCCGGGGGAGATCGATCCGGTTCCCGAAGGTCTCGATCGCCTGCTCGCCGCCCAGCGCGCGGTGCGCGACCGGGAAACCTGGACCACGCTGGGCGGCTTCATCGAGCTTCACCCGAGCCGGGACCCGTTGATCGCCGCCCGGTTCGCCGGAGTGAAACCGGCCACCGCCGAAGCCGCCGAAGCCGGGCTGATCCTTCGCCGCGCCTTCACCGCCCGGATGCACGCGGTGCTCGGCGGCGGGGCGATCCTGGTGATGCCGACCTCGCCCTGCCCTGCCCCGCTGCGCACCGAGGATCAGCCGGCACTCGATACCATTCGCACCCGCACCTTGCGCGCCGGTATCATCACCGCGTTCGCGGGACTGCCGGAGCTCACCATTCCGGTCGCGAAGGTCGATGGCGCGCCGGTGGGACTGTCGTTGATCGCGGCACCCGGCAGCGATCTGGCGTTGCTCGACTGCGCCGCCGCGCTCAATCTCGCCTGA
- the xseA gene encoding exodeoxyribonuclease VII large subunit: MSETLPQAAGNLPELTVSEIAGAVKRTLETAFGRVRVRGEITEMKLYPSGHTYMALKDEGAKIRAIIWKGNAARLGMKPENGVEVIATGRITSYPERSEYQLIIERLDYAGEGALLARIEALRQRLLAEGLFEAARKRKLPMLPRIIGVVSSPQGAVIQDIKTTIARRFPSHIILWPVAVQGEAAAGQIAAAIAAFGALRPGGPVPRPDVLIIARGGGSLEDLMAFNDEAVVRAAAASPIPLISAVGHETDTTLIDFVSDRRAPTPTAAAELAVPDRIALAADLAQSGARLSGALLRLTQTIRLRLDRAAGSLPDLPALLGTARQRLDDRAERLALALPNLVSNRRAGFDRLAGRLLHPRELIARKRHDLDLLSHRLATPLRGSLREHRLRLDALAGRLETLSYNAVLARGFALAIDQEGNALTGAAAARAARRMTIRFHDGDVAVQTTSSTPLQPSLDL; the protein is encoded by the coding sequence ATGAGCGAAACCCTGCCCCAAGCCGCCGGAAATCTGCCGGAACTCACCGTCTCCGAAATCGCCGGGGCGGTGAAACGCACGCTGGAGACCGCGTTCGGGCGGGTGCGGGTGCGTGGCGAGATCACCGAAATGAAGCTCTACCCCTCGGGCCACACCTATATGGCGCTGAAGGATGAAGGGGCGAAAATCCGCGCGATCATCTGGAAGGGCAACGCCGCACGCCTCGGGATGAAACCGGAAAACGGCGTCGAGGTGATCGCCACCGGTCGCATCACCTCCTATCCCGAACGCTCGGAATATCAGCTGATCATCGAACGGCTCGACTATGCCGGGGAAGGCGCGCTGCTCGCGCGGATCGAGGCTTTGCGCCAGCGCCTGCTCGCCGAGGGCCTGTTCGAAGCCGCCCGCAAGCGCAAGCTGCCGATGCTGCCGCGGATCATCGGCGTGGTCAGCTCGCCGCAGGGAGCGGTGATCCAGGACATCAAAACCACCATCGCCCGGCGGTTCCCGAGCCATATCATTCTCTGGCCGGTCGCGGTCCAGGGCGAGGCCGCCGCCGGTCAGATCGCCGCCGCCATCGCGGCATTCGGCGCCCTGCGCCCCGGCGGCCCGGTCCCCCGGCCCGATGTGCTGATCATCGCGCGCGGCGGCGGGTCGCTCGAAGATCTGATGGCGTTCAACGACGAGGCGGTGGTGCGCGCCGCCGCCGCAAGCCCGATCCCGCTGATTTCGGCGGTCGGCCACGAGACCGACACCACGCTGATCGATTTCGTGTCCGACCGTCGTGCCCCGACGCCCACGGCGGCAGCCGAGCTTGCGGTGCCCGACCGCATCGCCCTCGCTGCCGACCTCGCCCAGTCCGGGGCGCGGCTTAGCGGCGCGCTGCTCCGCCTCACCCAGACCATCCGCCTCCGGCTCGACCGTGCCGCGGGTTCCCTGCCGGACCTCCCTGCCCTGCTCGGCACCGCCCGCCAGCGCCTCGACGACCGGGCCGAACGCCTCGCCCTCGCTCTGCCCAACCTCGTCAGCAACCGCCGCGCCGGGTTCGACAGGCTCGCGGGCCGCCTGCTCCATCCACGCGAGCTGATCGCCCGCAAGCGCCACGATCTCGACCTGCTCTCCCACCGGCTCGCCACCCCGCTCAGGGGCAGCCTGCGCGAACACCGGTTGCGGCTCGATGCGCTGGCCGGCCGGCTCGAAACCCTGTCCTACAACGCCGTCCTCGCGCGCGGATTTGCATTGGCGATCGATCAGGAGGGCAATGCCCTCACGGGTGCCGCCGCCGCCCGTGCCGCGCGGCGCATGACGATCCGCTTTCACGATGGCGATGTCGCGGTGCAGACCACCAGCAGCACGCCGCTCCAACCCAGCCTGGACCTTTGA